One window from the genome of Mucilaginibacter ginsenosidivorans encodes:
- the lptB gene encoding LPS export ABC transporter ATP-binding protein encodes MILKANDLVKKYKQRAVVNHVSFEVSQGEIVGLLGPNGAGKTTSFYMIVGLIKPNEGTIYLDDENITTDPMYRRAQKGIGYLAQEASVFRKLSVEDNIKAVLEMGTMPKERQRDKLEQLIDEFSLHKVRKNRGDLLSGGERRRTEIARALAAEPNFILLDEPFAGVDPIAVEEIQAMVAKLKHRNIGILITDHNVQETLSITDRAYLLFEGKILESGVPEVLAENEMVRKVYLGSNFVLKRKTFV; translated from the coding sequence ATGATTTTAAAAGCAAACGACTTAGTTAAAAAATATAAGCAACGCGCTGTTGTAAACCACGTATCGTTCGAGGTTTCGCAGGGCGAGATAGTGGGATTACTGGGGCCGAACGGCGCGGGTAAGACAACTTCCTTCTACATGATAGTTGGGTTGATAAAGCCAAACGAGGGAACTATTTATCTTGACGACGAGAACATCACTACCGACCCCATGTACCGCCGCGCACAAAAAGGAATAGGTTACCTGGCGCAGGAAGCATCGGTTTTCCGCAAGCTTTCGGTAGAGGATAACATTAAGGCTGTGCTGGAAATGGGTACAATGCCCAAAGAACGGCAGCGGGATAAACTGGAGCAGTTGATAGATGAATTTAGTCTGCATAAAGTACGCAAGAACCGTGGCGACCTGCTTTCGGGCGGGGAGCGGCGTCGCACCGAAATAGCCCGGGCGCTGGCTGCCGAGCCAAACTTTATATTGCTGGATGAACCCTTTGCCGGTGTGGACCCGATAGCCGTGGAGGAGATACAGGCAATGGTGGCCAAACTAAAGCATCGCAATATAGGCATCCTGATAACCGACCATAACGTGCAGGAAACCCTGTCGATAACCGACCGTGCATACCTGCTTTTTGAAGGGAAAATATTGGAATCGGGCGTGCCGGAGGTTTTAGCTGAGAATGAAATGGTAAGAAAAGTGTATCTTGGTTCAAACTTTGTGCTGAAACGCAAGACCTTCGTTTAA
- a CDS encoding GH3 auxin-responsive promoter family protein gives MPIINSVFTWFIKKRIHQIELFKKYPNEVQEEWFEQLISEAEGTEWGRKYHYKDISSLKNFKEQVPIQNYDTLKPYIERMLKGEQNVLWPTEIRWFAKSSGTTSDRSKFIPVSEESLEECHFKGGKDMLTLYFNNRPNARIFTGKSLTLGGSHQVNQLYADTFFGDLSAVIMKNLPLWAEFYRTPHLDIALLENFEEKIEKMAHATKDVNVTSLSGVPTWNILLFKRILEITGKSNLLEVWPNLELYFHGAVNFTPYREQFRQLIPADDMYYLETYNASEGFFGLQDQPDSDDMLLMLDYGIFYEFLPLEHLHDENPKTLSLDEVELGKNYALIISTNAGLWRYMIGDTIRFSSLSPYRIQITGRTKHYINAFGEELIIDNAERALDEACRQTGAIIKEYTAAPVYFKGDECGAHEWVIEFEQKPAEFDRFVDLLDETLRRINSDYDAKRFKDMALRRPIVRVAPEGTFFNWMKEKGKLGGQHKVPRLANDREYIDSILLLMELVG, from the coding sequence ATGCCAATTATCAACTCTGTATTTACCTGGTTCATCAAAAAGCGTATCCACCAGATAGAGCTTTTTAAGAAATATCCCAATGAAGTGCAGGAAGAATGGTTCGAGCAATTGATATCAGAAGCGGAAGGAACCGAATGGGGCAGGAAGTATCATTACAAGGATATAAGCAGCCTTAAAAATTTTAAGGAACAGGTGCCCATTCAAAATTATGACACCCTGAAGCCCTATATCGAAAGGATGCTGAAGGGCGAGCAAAATGTGCTTTGGCCCACCGAGATCAGGTGGTTTGCCAAATCGTCAGGTACCACCAGCGACCGCAGCAAATTTATCCCGGTGAGTGAGGAATCGTTGGAGGAATGCCATTTTAAAGGCGGCAAGGATATGCTGACCCTGTATTTCAACAACCGGCCAAATGCGAGGATATTTACTGGAAAATCGTTAACACTTGGCGGCAGCCACCAGGTGAACCAGCTTTATGCTGACACTTTTTTTGGCGATCTGTCGGCGGTGATCATGAAAAACCTGCCGCTTTGGGCCGAATTTTACCGCACACCCCATCTTGATATAGCCCTGCTGGAGAATTTTGAAGAGAAAATAGAAAAGATGGCCCACGCCACTAAAGATGTGAATGTGACCAGCCTGAGCGGCGTGCCAACATGGAATATCCTGTTATTTAAACGCATACTCGAAATAACGGGCAAAAGCAACCTGCTTGAAGTATGGCCGAACCTGGAACTATACTTTCATGGGGCGGTGAATTTTACGCCGTATCGCGAGCAGTTCAGGCAGCTGATACCAGCCGATGATATGTATTACCTGGAAACCTATAACGCCTCGGAGGGCTTTTTTGGTTTGCAGGACCAACCCGATTCGGACGATATGCTGCTGATGCTGGATTACGGCATATTTTACGAATTTTTGCCGCTGGAACACCTGCACGATGAAAATCCGAAGACACTCTCGCTTGATGAAGTGGAGCTGGGAAAAAACTACGCACTCATTATAAGCACCAACGCCGGTTTGTGGCGTTATATGATAGGCGATACCATCCGCTTCTCATCGCTTTCGCCATACCGGATACAGATAACCGGCAGAACCAAACATTATATAAATGCCTTTGGCGAGGAACTGATCATCGACAATGCCGAACGTGCACTGGACGAGGCCTGCAGGCAAACCGGCGCCATCATCAAAGAATATACCGCCGCCCCCGTTTACTTTAAAGGCGACGAATGCGGCGCGCATGAGTGGGTCATCGAATTTGAGCAAAAGCCTGCTGAGTTCGACCGCTTTGTCGACTTGCTGGACGAAACACTGCGCCGCATCAACTCCGATTACGATGCCAAGCGCTTTAAAGATATGGCCCTGCGCCGCCCCATTGTGCGCGTTGCACCGGAAGGTACCTTCTTTAACTGGATGAAAGAAAAAGGCAAACTCGGCGGTCAGCATAAAGTGCCGCGCTTAGCCAATGACCGCGAGTATATCGATTCGATATTGTTGCTGATGGAGTTGGTGGGGTAA
- a CDS encoding GNAT family N-acetyltransferase, protein MPAKSITIKRTEANDPDFPYLAALLNHELHEKYGELQVVYDKFNQISNLDTVVIAYVNDAPAGCGCFKRIDKNTAEIKRMFVKTGERNQGLASSILNELEVWAKEEGYSSAILETANKQLEAIAFYEKQGYEMIPNYGPYVGMETSVCFGKKL, encoded by the coding sequence ATGCCCGCAAAATCGATCACGATAAAACGGACCGAGGCTAACGACCCGGACTTCCCCTACCTGGCAGCATTGCTTAACCACGAGCTGCACGAAAAGTATGGCGAATTGCAGGTGGTATACGACAAATTTAACCAGATAAGCAACCTCGACACTGTAGTGATAGCTTATGTAAACGACGCCCCCGCGGGTTGCGGATGCTTTAAAAGGATCGATAAAAATACGGCTGAGATAAAACGGATGTTTGTTAAGACCGGCGAACGCAACCAGGGGCTGGCATCATCTATACTGAATGAGCTGGAGGTATGGGCAAAAGAAGAAGGATATTCCTCGGCTATCCTGGAAACCGCCAACAAACAACTGGAGGCCATTGCCTTTTATGAAAAACAGGGTTATGAAATGATCCCGAACTACGGCCCTTATGTGGGGATGGAAACAAGCGTTTGTTTTGGAAAAAAGTTGTGA
- a CDS encoding GNAT family N-acetyltransferase has protein sequence MNKNSLVTLLRTDSANRDFQYLVVLMDHDLRERYGTVQSIYNELNQVGNVDTIVIAYDEQQAVGCGCFRKFSDNTVEIKRMYVEPSHRGLGIATRILNELELWAREKGFTHAILETGRKQPEAIHLYERSGYATTINYGPYDGLDNSICMRKKL, from the coding sequence GAACCGACAGCGCCAACCGCGATTTTCAATACCTCGTGGTTTTGATGGACCATGACTTGCGCGAACGTTATGGTACCGTGCAATCAATTTACAACGAATTAAACCAGGTAGGCAATGTAGATACCATAGTTATCGCTTATGACGAACAGCAGGCAGTAGGTTGCGGCTGCTTCCGTAAATTCAGCGATAACACGGTCGAGATCAAACGGATGTACGTTGAACCGTCGCATCGCGGCCTGGGTATTGCCACCCGCATACTGAACGAACTGGAACTATGGGCGAGGGAAAAAGGTTTTACTCACGCTATACTCGAAACCGGCCGGAAACAGCCGGAGGCAATTCACCTTTACGAACGGTCGGGCTATGCCACCACCATCAACTATGGCCCCTACGATGGCCTGGATAACAGCATTTGCATGCGTAAAAAATTGTAA